A genomic segment from uncultured Desulfuromonas sp. encodes:
- a CDS encoding ABC transporter ATP-binding protein, producing the protein MTVLLEARHLRKSFDTEQGSLTVLRDINLSIHARERVAVVGASGSGKTTLMHILGTLDRPSDGQCFFDGVDLFSLSNAQLDAFRNDSLGFVFQFHQLLPEFTAVENVMMPALIYGEKRVVAHQNAQDLLEQVGLGHRLHHKPGQLSGGEQQRVAIARALIRKPRLLIADEPTGNLDSSTSDEIYSLLERLHREHELTMVIVTHNHELASCMDRTVQICDGELAAF; encoded by the coding sequence ATGACTGTGTTGTTGGAAGCGCGACATCTTCGTAAAAGTTTTGATACCGAACAGGGATCGCTGACCGTGTTGCGCGACATCAATTTGTCGATCCATGCGCGTGAGCGTGTCGCGGTGGTTGGAGCCTCCGGTTCGGGGAAAACCACCCTGATGCATATTCTTGGCACACTGGATCGCCCCAGTGACGGGCAATGTTTTTTTGACGGTGTCGATCTGTTCTCGTTATCGAATGCCCAGTTGGATGCCTTTCGCAACGACAGCCTCGGTTTTGTGTTCCAGTTTCATCAGTTGCTACCGGAATTCACCGCAGTTGAGAATGTCATGATGCCGGCTTTGATTTATGGTGAGAAGCGTGTGGTCGCGCACCAGAATGCACAGGACTTGCTTGAGCAGGTGGGTTTGGGCCATCGCCTGCATCATAAACCTGGGCAGTTGTCTGGAGGCGAACAACAGCGTGTGGCCATTGCCCGCGCCTTGATACGAAAACCGCGCCTGCTGATCGCGGATGAACCGACGGGCAATCTTGATTCTTCAACCTCGGATGAAATCTATTCATTGCTCGAGCGGTTACATCGCGAGCACGAATTGACCATGGTGATTGTGACGCACAATCATGAGTTGGCGTCATGCATGGACCGCACTGTACAGATCTGCGACGGAGAATTGGCGGCATTTTGA
- a CDS encoding lipoprotein-releasing ABC transporter permease subunit, with protein sequence MGYEWFISLRYLRARRKQTFISVISFISVTGVTLGVAALILVLAIMTGFHDGVRQQILGNVPHVTVQGQGGGIADWPQLVETIHAASPSVVSAEPYVVKEAMLLAHGNVAAANLKGISADNRVLSQAFFTLDNQPVTEVLYDNTRTQPGIVIASDTAAMLGVSLGDRVNVIPPDFTLTPFGLIPKIKPFDVVGIARARGGFLDTYYAYIALDQAQRFIGDANKVSGIEVEVERFDDAQPLAESLRSSLGYPYSIRSWQEMFGSFLAALKLEKLGLFIVLGIIVLVAAFNIATTLIMVVMEKHKDIAILRSMGATSRSILKIFVFEGLLIGTSGTALGTGLGLTLALNADAMISWLERQLHVTIFDKAVYGMDHFPSQVESADVVAVVVVAMVICLVATVYPALRAARLDPAESLRYE encoded by the coding sequence ATGGGCTATGAATGGTTTATCAGCCTGCGCTATCTGCGTGCGCGGCGCAAGCAAACCTTCATCTCTGTAATCTCTTTTATCTCCGTGACCGGTGTCACCCTCGGGGTGGCGGCGCTGATTCTGGTGCTGGCCATTATGACCGGGTTTCATGACGGTGTGCGTCAGCAGATTCTCGGCAATGTCCCCCATGTGACGGTGCAGGGGCAAGGTGGCGGGATTGCGGATTGGCCACAACTGGTTGAAACAATTCATGCGGCATCGCCATCGGTCGTGTCGGCGGAACCCTATGTCGTCAAGGAAGCCATGCTGTTGGCGCATGGCAACGTCGCTGCCGCCAATCTTAAAGGTATTTCAGCGGACAACCGCGTGCTGTCACAAGCCTTTTTTACCTTGGATAATCAGCCGGTGACCGAAGTACTCTATGACAATACCCGTACCCAGCCGGGAATTGTCATTGCCTCTGATACTGCCGCCATGCTTGGTGTCTCCCTTGGTGATCGCGTCAATGTCATTCCTCCCGATTTTACCCTGACACCGTTTGGCCTGATTCCGAAGATCAAACCGTTTGATGTTGTTGGCATCGCCCGAGCCCGCGGTGGTTTTCTTGATACCTATTACGCCTATATTGCTCTGGATCAAGCGCAACGGTTTATTGGTGACGCGAACAAGGTCAGCGGTATTGAAGTTGAAGTCGAGCGGTTTGACGATGCGCAACCGCTGGCTGAATCGCTACGCAGCTCTCTGGGCTATCCCTACAGCATTCGATCCTGGCAGGAGATGTTTGGTTCCTTTCTGGCGGCTTTGAAGCTGGAAAAGCTTGGATTGTTTATCGTTTTGGGGATCATTGTCTTGGTTGCCGCCTTCAACATTGCCACGACGCTGATTATGGTGGTGATGGAAAAACATAAAGATATCGCCATATTGAGGTCTATGGGCGCGACTTCGAGAAGTATTTTGAAAATTTTTGTTTTCGAAGGGCTGCTGATCGGCACGTCGGGCACCGCTCTGGGAACCGGGCTGGGACTGACTCTGGCTTTGAATGCAGATGCCATGATCAGCTGGCTGGAACGGCAGCTGCATGTGACAATCTTTGACAAGGCTGTGTACGGTATGGACCATTTCCCGTCGCAAGTGGAGTCGGCAGATGTGGTTGCCGTTGTGGTGGTGGCCATGGTGATCTGCCTGGTGGCAACGGTTTACCCGGCTTTGCGGGCCGCCCGTCTTGATCCCGCCGAATCGCTGCGATACGAATAA
- the lysS gene encoding lysine--tRNA ligase has protein sequence MSMEEINDLVAQRMAKADDLREQGTNPYANGFVVSHQNAQIHQAHAEDDAAALENCEQDYVIAGRIMARRDFGKAAFIQVQDRSGRLQVYVGKNKIGDEAFAVFGKLDVGDIVGISGKPFRTKTDELSLRAESLTLLTKSLQPLPEKWHGLTDVETRYRQRYLDLIVNPEVGEVFKKRSQIISMMRAFMQERDYLEVETPMMQPVAGGATAKPFVTHHNTLKMDLFLRIAPELYLKRLVVGGFERVFEINRNFRNEGISIQHNPEFTMMEFYQAYATYHDLMDLTEEMIGSIAEKVCGSRVISYGGKEVDLTAPWDRLTVKEAIVKYGTISMEDLEDPDKALAYANALGLEFEGTIGYGKLLTELFDAVAEPKLWNPTFVTEYPTEVSPLSRRNDERPEVVDRFELFVVGRELANAFSELNDPIDQKGRFEQQLVEKEAGDDEAHAMDEDYIRALEYGLPPTAGEGIGIDRLVMLLTDSASIRDVILFPQLRKETR, from the coding sequence ATGTCAATGGAAGAGATCAATGATTTAGTGGCCCAGCGCATGGCCAAAGCCGATGACCTGCGTGAGCAGGGGACCAACCCTTACGCCAACGGTTTTGTCGTCAGTCATCAGAACGCGCAGATTCACCAAGCTCATGCCGAGGATGATGCGGCAGCTCTGGAAAACTGCGAACAGGATTATGTCATTGCCGGGCGCATCATGGCCCGTCGCGATTTCGGCAAAGCGGCCTTTATCCAGGTACAGGATCGCAGCGGTCGTTTGCAGGTGTATGTCGGCAAGAACAAGATCGGCGACGAAGCGTTCGCGGTGTTTGGCAAGTTGGATGTCGGCGATATTGTCGGCATCAGCGGCAAGCCGTTTCGCACCAAAACCGATGAGCTGTCCTTGCGCGCTGAAAGCTTGACGCTGCTGACTAAATCATTGCAGCCGTTGCCGGAGAAATGGCACGGTCTGACCGATGTGGAAACCCGCTATCGTCAGCGCTATCTGGATCTGATCGTTAATCCTGAAGTGGGCGAGGTGTTTAAAAAGCGCAGTCAGATTATCAGCATGATGCGTGCCTTTATGCAGGAGCGCGACTATCTTGAGGTGGAAACACCGATGATGCAGCCGGTGGCCGGTGGTGCGACGGCCAAGCCGTTTGTCACCCATCACAATACCCTGAAGATGGACCTGTTTTTACGCATCGCTCCTGAGCTGTATCTCAAGCGTCTGGTGGTCGGCGGTTTTGAGCGGGTGTTCGAGATCAACCGCAACTTCCGTAACGAGGGGATCTCCATCCAGCATAACCCGGAATTCACCATGATGGAGTTCTATCAGGCCTACGCCACCTATCATGATCTGATGGACTTGACCGAAGAGATGATCGGCTCCATCGCCGAGAAAGTGTGTGGCAGCCGGGTGATCAGCTATGGCGGCAAAGAGGTCGATTTAACCGCGCCCTGGGATCGCCTCACCGTCAAGGAAGCGATTGTCAAATACGGCACCATCAGCATGGAAGACCTGGAAGACCCTGACAAAGCTCTGGCTTATGCCAATGCTCTTGGTCTGGAGTTTGAAGGCACCATCGGTTACGGCAAGCTGCTCACGGAACTGTTCGACGCCGTGGCCGAACCGAAGTTGTGGAACCCCACCTTTGTCACCGAATACCCGACGGAGGTTTCTCCGTTGTCGCGGCGTAACGATGAGCGCCCTGAAGTGGTGGACCGCTTCGAGCTGTTTGTTGTTGGTCGTGAGCTGGCCAATGCCTTTTCCGAGCTTAACGATCCTATCGATCAGAAGGGTCGTTTCGAACAACAGCTGGTGGAAAAAGAAGCCGGGGACGACGAAGCCCATGCCATGGATGAAGATTATATCCGGGCCTTGGAATACGGTTTGCCGCCGACCGCCGGTGAAGGGATCGGTATCGACCGTCTGGTCATGCTGCTGACCGATTCCGCCTCCATTCGCGACGTCATCCTGTTCCCGCAATTGCGTAAGGAAACCCGTTAA
- the prfB gene encoding peptide chain release factor 2 (programmed frameshift), with amino-acid sequence MFREEIERIKQLSEKLTELRGYLDIPSKQERVSELEAEIADPDFWNQGDRAQELLRERTTLQKLVDGWTSASQSVEDLEVLVELGAESDDEATREEVRELLPDLERHVAQMEFARMLSGEHDASNAILSINAGAGGTEAQDWADMLLRMYLRFCDIKGFKTKITDYQPGDDAGVKSVTFTVEGDYAYGWLRPEMGIHRLVRISPFDAASKRHTSFCSVFVFPELDDSIEVELLDKDMKVDTFRASGAGGQHINKTDSAIRITHIPTGIVVACQDQRSQHNNKAEAIRQLKARLYEMERQKKEEEANALSGDKKEIGWGSQIRSYVLHPYRMVKDHRTGFEVGNTDSVLDGHIEGFIEAYLLANSK; translated from the exons ATGTTTCGCGAAGAAATTGAACGAATTAAACAGCTCTCGGAAAAGCTCACTGAGCTGAGGGGGTATCTT GACATCCCGAGCAAGCAGGAACGTGTCAGTGAACTTGAGGCGGAGATTGCCGATCCTGATTTCTGGAACCAGGGGGATCGCGCCCAAGAGTTGTTAAGAGAGCGTACCACGCTGCAAAAGCTGGTTGACGGCTGGACCTCTGCATCGCAGAGCGTTGAAGATCTCGAAGTTCTGGTCGAGCTGGGCGCGGAGAGTGACGACGAGGCCACACGCGAAGAGGTGCGTGAATTATTGCCGGATCTGGAACGTCATGTTGCACAGATGGAGTTTGCCCGCATGTTGTCGGGTGAGCACGATGCCAGCAATGCCATTTTAAGCATTAACGCCGGAGCCGGGGGCACCGAGGCTCAGGATTGGGCGGACATGCTGCTGCGCATGTACCTGCGTTTTTGTGATATCAAGGGATTCAAAACCAAGATCACCGATTATCAACCCGGTGATGATGCCGGCGTGAAGAGCGTCACCTTTACCGTTGAAGGCGATTACGCCTATGGCTGGTTGCGTCCGGAGATGGGGATTCATCGCCTGGTGCGTATTTCTCCGTTTGATGCCGCCTCCAAGCGCCATACGTCATTCTGTTCGGTGTTTGTCTTTCCAGAGCTGGATGACAGCATTGAGGTGGAACTGCTCGATAAGGATATGAAGGTTGACACCTTCCGCGCCAGTGGCGCCGGTGGTCAGCATATCAACAAAACCGATTCGGCGATTCGCATTACCCATATTCCGACGGGGATTGTCGTTGCCTGCCAGGATCAGCGTTCACAGCATAACAACAAGGCGGAAGCGATCCGCCAGCTCAAGGCGCGTCTTTACGAAATGGAGCGGCAGAAAAAAGAGGAAGAGGCCAATGCCCTGTCCGGTGATAAGAAAGAGATCGGTTGGGGGAGCCAGATTCGCTCGTATGTGTTACATCCCTATCGCATGGTCAAGGATCACCGGACCGGTTTTGAGGTCGGCAATACCGATTCCGTGCTCGACGGACACATTGAGGGTTTTATCGAAGCCTATCTGCTGGCCAATAGTAAGTAG
- the lnt gene encoding apolipoprotein N-acyltransferase, with the protein MNNPWLQRLAPPLSGLLMALAFPLAGLGWLAWLALVPLFVVISHRPWRAGFSAGVVFFAVTLYWLNLVMTVYGHLPWALSIVAYLLLATYLALFWAATCWCVVRIRNAFSLSFPLVTAVCWVAFEYVRNWLFTGFPWANIGYSQIDCSWIVQSADLFGVYGLAAMVVAVNAQLAEWIINFRHVQPALCRGGLVVALLVGMQLGYGYWRLSACPAAQEPLRVGLVQGSIDQSLKWDPAHLQQTLDRYRHLSEQADQPDLLVWPESATPFFYQNGGNRASQVRAVPRRQQAFLLFGSPSYQRQESEQEVDYVNSAYLLSPQAQLLGRSDKVHLVPFGEYVPLWGMFGLVEKLAVGIGDFVPGQLQPLRMNGHQLGVLICYEAIFPELARKLVARGAQVLVNITNDAWFGDSAAPWQHLDMARMRAVENRVWLLRSANTGVSALVDPFGRVVAQSRLFEPALVEGTAYFQQGGSLYTRTGDSLPRLLVIVVLLWLWQTRKKKL; encoded by the coding sequence ATGAATAATCCGTGGCTGCAGAGGTTGGCCCCGCCCCTTTCTGGCCTGCTCATGGCCCTGGCCTTTCCTTTGGCTGGGCTGGGCTGGTTGGCCTGGCTGGCTTTGGTGCCACTATTTGTCGTCATTTCACATCGGCCCTGGCGCGCAGGATTCAGCGCCGGGGTTGTTTTTTTTGCCGTCACTCTGTACTGGTTGAATCTTGTAATGACGGTGTATGGGCACCTGCCTTGGGCGCTGTCCATCGTCGCTTATCTTTTATTGGCGACGTATCTGGCTTTGTTCTGGGCGGCAACGTGCTGGTGTGTCGTTCGTATTCGAAACGCGTTTTCACTGTCATTCCCTTTGGTGACTGCTGTGTGTTGGGTCGCGTTTGAATATGTGCGCAATTGGCTGTTCACCGGCTTTCCCTGGGCGAATATCGGTTATTCGCAAATTGATTGCAGCTGGATTGTTCAGAGTGCTGATCTGTTTGGCGTTTACGGGTTGGCGGCGATGGTTGTTGCCGTCAATGCCCAACTTGCTGAATGGATTATCAATTTTCGCCATGTTCAGCCTGCTCTATGTCGCGGAGGGCTGGTGGTTGCTCTTTTAGTCGGAATGCAACTGGGCTATGGCTATTGGCGCCTTTCAGCCTGTCCAGCCGCACAGGAGCCTTTGCGGGTGGGATTGGTCCAGGGCAGTATTGATCAGTCTCTGAAATGGGATCCCGCCCATTTGCAACAGACGCTTGATCGCTATCGCCATCTCAGTGAACAGGCGGATCAACCGGATTTGCTGGTGTGGCCAGAGAGTGCCACGCCTTTTTTCTACCAGAATGGCGGCAACAGAGCGTCTCAGGTGCGCGCAGTGCCACGACGCCAGCAGGCTTTTCTGTTGTTTGGTAGCCCGAGTTATCAGCGGCAGGAATCTGAACAAGAGGTGGATTACGTCAATAGCGCCTACCTGCTATCACCCCAGGCGCAGTTGCTTGGACGCAGTGACAAAGTTCATCTGGTGCCGTTTGGTGAATATGTCCCGTTATGGGGAATGTTTGGTCTGGTTGAGAAACTGGCTGTTGGTATTGGTGACTTCGTCCCAGGGCAGCTGCAACCGTTGCGCATGAATGGCCATCAGCTCGGGGTTCTGATCTGTTACGAAGCGATCTTTCCGGAATTGGCCCGGAAACTGGTGGCACGTGGAGCGCAAGTGCTGGTCAATATCACCAATGATGCATGGTTCGGAGATTCGGCGGCGCCATGGCAGCATCTGGATATGGCACGGATGCGGGCCGTGGAAAACCGGGTCTGGCTGCTGCGCAGTGCCAATACGGGGGTCAGTGCGCTGGTTGATCCTTTTGGTCGGGTGGTGGCTCAATCCCGTTTGTTTGAACCGGCTCTGGTAGAAGGAACGGCATATTTTCAACAGGGGGGTAGCCTTTATACCCGCACTGGTGATAGTCTACCGCGTTTGCTCGTCATTGTCGTGTTGCTGTGGTTATGGCAGACTCGCAAAAAAAAGTTGTGA
- a CDS encoding hemolysin family protein produces MDSTPEHRRSWLQRLLGITHHVTSEEHLQELIHASEEGGIINAEEGEMFSSIFEFGETIVREIMIPRTEMRSCPVDASLDSFIEMALKFGHSRIPVYEETIDRIVGLVYVKDLLKFWGVPSQEISLRDLMRKPYFVPETKRIEELLQEFRTQRMHIAIAIDEYGGTSGLITLEDLIEEIIGDIKDEYDLDDNQLIEEEPGTIVVDARLSLDELEDYYDLPEFERDQFDSVGGLLLHRLGYVPKPGEEVLVAPLKMVVLQSDERMIQRIRVIREEATEDLLDE; encoded by the coding sequence ATGGACAGTACACCGGAACATCGACGCAGCTGGTTGCAGCGGCTGCTAGGGATCACCCATCATGTGACCTCAGAAGAACATCTTCAGGAGTTGATTCACGCCTCGGAAGAAGGAGGCATCATCAATGCCGAAGAAGGCGAGATGTTCAGCTCAATTTTTGAATTCGGTGAAACGATTGTGCGGGAGATCATGATCCCCCGTACGGAAATGCGCAGCTGCCCGGTAGACGCCAGCCTCGACAGCTTTATTGAGATGGCGCTGAAGTTCGGGCATTCGCGCATTCCGGTTTATGAAGAGACCATTGACCGAATTGTCGGTCTGGTTTATGTCAAGGATCTGCTCAAGTTCTGGGGGGTTCCTTCCCAGGAAATTTCCCTGCGCGATTTGATGCGCAAGCCCTATTTTGTCCCGGAAACCAAACGGATTGAAGAGCTGTTGCAGGAGTTTCGCACCCAGCGGATGCATATTGCCATTGCCATTGATGAGTATGGTGGCACCTCCGGTTTGATCACACTGGAAGATCTCATCGAAGAGATTATCGGCGATATTAAAGACGAATATGATCTCGATGATAACCAACTGATTGAAGAGGAACCGGGCACGATTGTTGTCGATGCACGCCTCAGCCTCGATGAGTTGGAAGACTATTATGATTTGCCTGAATTTGAACGGGACCAATTCGATTCCGTTGGTGGGCTGTTGTTACATCGTCTCGGCTATGTTCCCAAGCCCGGCGAAGAAGTTCTCGTCGCACCGTTAAAAATGGTCGTCCTGCAAAGTGATGAGCGGATGATCCAACGTATTCGCGTAATTCGGGAAGAAGCTACGGAGGATCTCTTGGATGAATAA
- the ybeY gene encoding rRNA maturation RNase YbeY has protein sequence MIYIENQQQNHDITIATFKKVARTILNALECPEDTELSVVIVDDEQIQEINRDYLQRDKPTNVISFAQQEGEGAGICPELLGDVVISADTAARDAAEAETTFFSEMCFLLIHGILHLLGYDHERGTEEQAAEMEAKERELFGLLQQSFPELTAEGSK, from the coding sequence ATGATCTATATCGAGAATCAGCAGCAGAACCACGATATAACGATAGCAACATTCAAAAAGGTAGCCAGGACGATCTTAAACGCCTTGGAATGTCCTGAAGACACCGAGTTGTCGGTAGTCATTGTCGACGACGAGCAAATTCAGGAAATTAATCGGGACTATCTGCAGCGCGACAAGCCGACCAATGTGATCTCTTTTGCCCAGCAGGAGGGTGAAGGCGCCGGGATTTGTCCGGAGTTGCTCGGTGATGTCGTCATTTCAGCCGATACGGCGGCACGTGATGCTGCTGAGGCCGAAACAACGTTTTTCAGTGAAATGTGTTTTTTGCTTATTCATGGCATTTTGCATTTGCTCGGTTACGACCACGAACGTGGAACCGAGGAGCAAGCCGCTGAGATGGAAGCGAAGGAGCGGGAATTATTCGGCCTGCTTCAACAGTCGTTTCCCGAATTGACCGCAGAGGGGAGTAAATAG
- a CDS encoding HDIG domain-containing metalloprotein, with protein sequence MTPKNKQKQTKRFVLTPSATKRVLLVLLAALLTVIIIPKGGFVPDYYQPGDIASRDIKTPRDFLVPEPELTEKKKQDAADAVIPLYDYDPRPSKAVALKFSDVLGQLNAEKHRLDTVVVAPTEPTDEGKSASDTTAKAIVEAGVMPLPPVDPAAILDLQLSPAQVEALRRLAEDDALVAQFSRDVRAGLNRKIVGNLELFQNNWHGSILVRDLAHEKEAAIEDKESVRGINEVINDLRQQLFGDQAISEDAAAVMAVLQKMVRPNLTFNQSETEARKRAAAESVLPVLLQVKRGEMIVREGERVTAEQVRKLHALQSSVDGFKMARNAAGLMLAILLLFYVVHRFAKMNIRKYHPEQRDLLFLVSVFVGLFVIAKVGIFISMALQSAFPYIDSACYYYLLPFAAGAMLVRIVLNSEVAYVFSMLLALLMGMLFGNNLFISLYVLAGSVTAAHWVRHSQARSNLYRAGWYLALVNMGMVLAIYSLSDNPFNEQVLYRLGFAFVGAFGCAMVVNGTIPLVESLFKYTTDFKLMELANMNTPILRELMIQAPGTYHHSIVVGNLVENAAEAIGANPLLARVAAYYHDIGKIKKPLYFAENMHPPENRHDKLAPSMSALILISHVKDGVELAKEHKLGQDLIEIIRQHHGTALIKFFFDKAQQREKDGQVNEQDYRYPGPKPQTREAALIMLADSVEAAGRTLMDPTPARIQGMVQKIINKIFIDGQLDECELTLKDLHEIAKSFNRMLSGIFHQRVEYPEPAYKEREKDKEIKRINNDDLYRESAAEPRYNDSNIQKGSQDDLKRLGMS encoded by the coding sequence ATGACGCCAAAAAATAAACAGAAGCAAACGAAACGTTTTGTTTTGACGCCTTCAGCGACCAAACGGGTGCTGTTGGTGTTGCTGGCTGCTCTTTTAACCGTGATTATCATCCCCAAAGGGGGATTTGTTCCTGATTATTATCAGCCGGGTGATATCGCTTCGCGCGATATCAAGACACCGCGGGATTTTCTGGTTCCTGAACCGGAACTGACGGAAAAGAAAAAGCAGGATGCCGCAGATGCGGTGATCCCCCTCTATGATTATGATCCGCGCCCCAGTAAAGCGGTGGCGCTTAAATTCAGCGATGTTCTTGGCCAGCTTAATGCCGAAAAGCATCGCCTTGACACCGTTGTCGTCGCTCCGACCGAGCCCACTGACGAAGGCAAAAGTGCCTCTGATACGACTGCGAAAGCGATTGTTGAAGCTGGGGTTATGCCTTTGCCGCCGGTTGACCCTGCTGCTATTTTAGATTTACAACTGAGTCCGGCTCAAGTTGAAGCGCTCCGTCGTCTCGCTGAAGATGATGCTTTGGTGGCGCAATTCAGCCGCGATGTTCGCGCTGGTCTGAACCGAAAGATTGTCGGCAATCTGGAGTTGTTCCAGAATAACTGGCATGGTTCCATTCTTGTCCGCGATCTTGCCCATGAAAAAGAGGCAGCGATCGAGGATAAAGAGTCGGTGCGCGGCATCAATGAGGTGATCAACGACCTGCGCCAGCAGTTGTTTGGCGATCAAGCGATTTCTGAAGATGCTGCTGCCGTCATGGCGGTTCTGCAGAAGATGGTCCGTCCTAACCTGACGTTTAACCAGAGCGAGACAGAAGCACGTAAGCGGGCGGCAGCTGAATCGGTTTTGCCGGTTCTGCTGCAGGTCAAACGTGGTGAAATGATTGTCCGTGAAGGGGAGCGGGTCACGGCGGAGCAAGTGCGGAAGCTGCATGCGTTACAGTCGTCTGTCGATGGTTTCAAGATGGCTCGCAATGCCGCCGGATTGATGCTGGCTATTCTTCTGCTGTTTTATGTCGTGCATCGCTTTGCCAAAATGAACATCCGCAAATACCACCCGGAACAACGGGATCTGTTGTTTCTGGTTTCGGTTTTTGTTGGTCTGTTTGTTATCGCTAAAGTGGGGATTTTTATCTCCATGGCATTGCAAAGTGCCTTTCCCTATATTGATTCGGCCTGTTATTACTATCTGCTGCCGTTTGCCGCCGGAGCCATGTTGGTACGGATTGTACTTAACTCTGAAGTGGCTTACGTGTTCTCCATGCTGCTGGCGTTGTTGATGGGCATGTTGTTTGGCAATAACCTGTTTATCTCGCTGTATGTGTTGGCGGGCAGTGTCACCGCCGCGCATTGGGTGCGTCACAGCCAGGCGCGCAGCAACCTGTATCGCGCCGGCTGGTATTTGGCCCTGGTCAATATGGGCATGGTGTTGGCCATTTATTCCTTGTCGGACAATCCGTTCAACGAGCAGGTGTTGTATCGCCTCGGCTTCGCCTTTGTCGGTGCTTTTGGCTGTGCCATGGTGGTTAACGGTACCATTCCTCTGGTGGAATCGTTATTTAAATACACCACCGATTTCAAGTTGATGGAACTGGCCAATATGAACACCCCGATTCTGCGTGAATTGATGATTCAGGCACCGGGCACCTATCACCATTCCATCGTTGTCGGCAATCTGGTGGAGAATGCCGCCGAGGCCATCGGCGCTAACCCGCTGTTGGCGCGGGTGGCAGCCTATTATCACGATATCGGCAAAATCAAAAAGCCGCTCTACTTTGCCGAAAATATGCATCCGCCGGAAAACCGTCACGACAAACTGGCACCGTCGATGAGTGCGTTGATTCTGATTTCTCACGTCAAAGACGGTGTGGAACTGGCGAAAGAACATAAGCTGGGACAGGATCTGATTGAAATTATTCGCCAGCATCATGGTACCGCCCTGATCAAGTTCTTTTTCGACAAGGCGCAACAACGGGAAAAAGACGGCCAGGTCAACGAACAGGATTATCGCTATCCCGGTCCGAAACCGCAGACTCGTGAAGCGGCTCTGATCATGCTGGCGGATTCGGTTGAAGCGGCAGGTCGGACTCTGATGGATCCGACTCCGGCACGCATTCAGGGCATGGTACAAAAAATCATCAACAAAATTTTTATCGACGGCCAGCTTGATGAGTGTGAGCTGACCCTGAAAGATCTCCACGAAATCGCCAAGAGTTTTAACCGCATGTTGTCGGGGATTTTTCATCAACGTGTCGAATATCCTGAACCGGCCTATAAGGAGCGGGAAAAAGATAAAGAGATTAAAAGGATTAACAACGATGATCTATATCGAGAATCAGCAGCAGAACCACGATATAACGATAGCAACATTCAAAAAGGTAGCCAGGACGATCTTAAACGCCTTGGAATGTCCTGA